From the Leptospira biflexa serovar Patoc strain 'Patoc 1 (Paris)' genome, one window contains:
- a CDS encoding RNA polymerase sigma factor yields the protein MSDEIRSLIDNCLLGKREAWQTLIQKFHRLIIGTCAHYVPREEVVDTSQLVYLKLTENDYHLLRKFKGESLPAFIIYLSEISKNISMSHTRSIRRTEYREGISLDLSIDILDERQTQEDVYFEWEEKQEFYDLIDALDEPHKEILILRLKGYKFKEIAEILEVPIGTVLARANRAKEKLKKIQTKEIKP from the coding sequence ATGAGTGATGAGATTAGAAGTTTGATCGATAATTGCCTTCTTGGAAAACGAGAAGCATGGCAAACCCTCATCCAAAAATTCCATCGTCTCATCATCGGAACTTGCGCCCACTATGTACCAAGGGAAGAAGTGGTGGACACTTCTCAATTGGTCTATTTAAAACTCACAGAAAATGACTACCATTTGCTTCGCAAGTTCAAAGGAGAAAGTTTACCTGCCTTCATCATCTATTTGAGTGAAATTTCCAAAAATATCAGCATGTCCCATACAAGGAGCATCCGCCGAACGGAATACAGAGAGGGCATTTCCCTCGATCTGAGTATCGATATTCTAGACGAGAGACAAACGCAAGAAGACGTCTACTTTGAATGGGAAGAGAAACAAGAGTTTTACGACCTCATTGATGCCCTAGACGAACCACACAAAGAAATCCTCATCCTCCGCTTAAAGGGTTACAAATTCAAAGAAATCGCAGAAATTTTAGAAGTTCCCATCGGAACAGTACTAGCTCGGGCCAACCGAGCCAAAGAAAAGTTAAAAAAAATACAAACCAAGGAAATAAAGCCGTAA
- the ychF gene encoding redox-regulated ATPase YchF — protein MALNCGIVGLPNVGKSTIFNALTKAGAQAANYPFCTIEPNTGVVEVPDERLNRLAEIYKPKRTVPTMIEFVDIAGLVKGASQGEGLGNQFLSHIREVDAICHVVRAFQDENITHVHGKVDPIEDITVINYELILADLDSLEKQQQRVSKTAKTGNKEAGEILSVMDQILEALKKGNRASTVELSEEELKIAKKFNLITIKPVLYVANILDSDVKSTENPLVKVITDFAKKEGAPVVVLCGRFEEEISGLEKEDQLAFLEEIGEKESGLSRMIRASYQLLGLLTFFTAGVEEVRAWTTKQGSTGPIAASVIHSDFEKGYIRAEVMRYEDLDRTGDATKVKDEGKLRVEGKEYIVQDGDVIYFRVNA, from the coding sequence ATGGCTTTGAATTGTGGAATTGTAGGTCTCCCGAACGTCGGTAAGTCGACTATTTTTAATGCACTCACGAAAGCAGGCGCGCAGGCTGCCAACTATCCTTTTTGTACCATTGAACCAAATACGGGTGTTGTGGAAGTACCTGACGAAAGACTGAATCGTCTTGCTGAAATTTATAAACCAAAACGAACCGTTCCCACAATGATTGAATTTGTGGACATTGCAGGCCTTGTGAAAGGGGCAAGCCAAGGAGAGGGGTTAGGCAACCAATTTTTATCCCATATCCGCGAAGTGGATGCCATTTGTCATGTGGTACGCGCCTTCCAAGATGAGAACATAACGCATGTTCATGGAAAAGTAGATCCCATCGAAGACATCACTGTCATCAATTATGAATTGATTTTAGCTGATTTGGATAGTTTAGAAAAACAACAACAACGAGTTTCCAAAACTGCCAAAACAGGAAATAAAGAGGCAGGAGAAATTTTATCCGTTATGGATCAAATTTTAGAAGCCTTAAAAAAAGGAAACAGAGCCTCCACCGTGGAACTTTCGGAAGAAGAACTCAAAATTGCCAAAAAGTTTAATCTTATTACCATTAAACCAGTGTTATATGTTGCTAATATTTTAGACTCTGATGTCAAATCCACTGAAAATCCACTCGTAAAAGTCATCACAGATTTTGCAAAAAAAGAAGGTGCACCGGTCGTTGTGTTATGTGGTCGTTTTGAAGAAGAAATTTCTGGTTTGGAAAAAGAAGACCAATTGGCCTTTTTGGAAGAGATCGGAGAAAAGGAATCTGGCCTTTCTCGAATGATCCGCGCCTCCTACCAACTTCTTGGCCTCCTCACATTTTTTACAGCGGGTGTGGAAGAAGTGAGAGCCTGGACTACCAAACAAGGAAGCACAGGCCCTATTGCTGCCAGTGTGATCCATTCTGATTTTGAAAAGGGATACATCCGTGCAGAAGTGATGCGGTATGAAGACCTGGATCGCACTGGGGATGCAACCAAAGTCAAAGACGAAGGGAAACTCCGTGTGGAAGGAAAAGAATACATAGTCCAAGATGGGGATGTGATTTATTTCCGAGTGAATGCTTAA
- a CDS encoding CHAT domain-containing protein has translation MKIRILSKYSNQGISDGECFWEEKQNQFGTVEKTTPFSGQLLKEFQNDWSIFVERILSQNPKKEEFLDKLGKKSDSLEQIVFGNTTPFWRMPGFSGKIEFLVDPEFSPIPWEILRTNNGYLFQNSNFKRGIRIQKNQKEVTKKTNSALIICNPVKPNLENTVNEECATLYPLLEKKLPLRILKQNHLTKIRFIEELNSVKYIHYAGHTEKNGIPIPGNQFISMDEIASRSLSHLDLVFFNSCYSSFDSIDQSGLTTSFLKAGAKQVIGFLYPVETNLAKEIGISFWKYFLESKNTEKSLEKIRKQLQKGSGKEIITAISLVQFSTIAPNPLPKRIFQLTFSLLLLLFFLIFTRESPQKNEDIPLDLKFPRIEGLSQKQLPTSPQEPRSKDPLVLRIQKITNPEFRKNALLFLETKHALLDDSHKREILESIFSEDSSEEKMYYEFKTRSGF, from the coding sequence ATGAAAATTCGTATCCTATCCAAATACTCCAACCAAGGAATTTCCGATGGTGAATGTTTTTGGGAAGAAAAACAAAACCAATTTGGAACAGTTGAAAAAACCACTCCCTTCTCTGGCCAATTGCTGAAGGAATTCCAAAATGATTGGTCCATTTTTGTGGAAAGAATCCTATCCCAAAATCCCAAAAAAGAAGAATTCCTCGACAAACTGGGGAAAAAATCTGATAGTTTAGAACAAATTGTTTTTGGTAATACCACTCCTTTTTGGCGGATGCCTGGGTTTTCAGGAAAAATTGAATTCCTTGTGGATCCGGAATTTTCACCAATCCCTTGGGAAATTTTGAGAACAAACAATGGTTATCTGTTCCAAAATTCAAATTTCAAACGAGGGATACGGATCCAAAAAAACCAAAAAGAAGTGACTAAAAAAACAAATTCCGCACTCATCATTTGTAATCCTGTGAAACCCAATTTGGAAAACACAGTGAACGAAGAATGTGCCACTCTCTATCCATTATTAGAAAAAAAACTCCCGCTTAGAATCCTAAAACAAAACCACTTAACTAAAATTAGATTCATAGAAGAACTAAACTCAGTGAAATACATTCACTATGCAGGTCACACTGAAAAAAATGGTATTCCAATTCCTGGCAATCAATTCATCTCAATGGACGAAATTGCATCCAGGTCCTTAAGTCATTTGGATTTAGTATTCTTTAATAGTTGTTATTCGTCCTTTGATTCGATCGACCAATCAGGACTCACCACCAGTTTTTTGAAAGCGGGAGCAAAACAAGTGATTGGTTTTTTATACCCTGTGGAAACCAATCTAGCGAAAGAAATTGGAATTTCTTTTTGGAAGTACTTTTTAGAATCCAAAAATACAGAAAAAAGCTTAGAAAAAATTAGAAAACAACTGCAAAAAGGATCTGGAAAAGAAATCATCACCGCCATCAGTTTGGTTCAATTTTCAACGATTGCCCCAAACCCGCTTCCCAAACGAATTTTCCAATTGACTTTTAGTTTGTTGTTACTTTTGTTCTTTTTGATTTTTACAAGAGAATCACCACAAAAAAACGAAGACATCCCACTTGATTTGAAATTTCCTCGAATAGAAGGATTATCTCAAAAACAACTTCCAACATCTCCACAGGAACCAAGATCCAAAGATCCTTTGGTGTTACGGATCCAAAAAATCACAAATCCTGAATTTAGGAAAAATGCATTATTATTTTTGGAAACAAAACACGCATTACTTGACGATTCGCATAAACGGGAGATTTTAGAATCTATTTTTTCAGAAGACTCCTCCGAAGAAAAAATGTATTATGAATTCAAAACAAGGAGTGGTTTTTGA
- a CDS encoding pseudouridine synthase family protein, translated as MNFPRRTIRLKGNWTTQIFYECDDFLLAEKPEGIPVHETKDPSRMDFTRLLSNHLQIPELRTVNRLDLGTSGIVLLGKNKNKNVELDLLLKEAEKTYIFLCDGIPSWREHRMECFLKEGNKQVNLVRSGGKKAITEFSILHSDPNESISFGFAKILTGRRHQIRVMLSSLGFPILGDTVYGKKEKTETRMYLHSFRFYFTDFLGQKQMVQTDVPRDWIGRMPSISNFPFDT; from the coding sequence TTGAACTTTCCGCGTAGGACCATCCGACTGAAAGGAAATTGGACCACTCAAATTTTTTATGAGTGTGACGACTTTTTATTAGCTGAAAAACCAGAAGGAATTCCCGTCCACGAAACAAAAGACCCGAGTCGGATGGATTTTACTAGGTTACTATCAAACCATTTACAAATTCCAGAACTTCGCACGGTGAATCGACTCGACCTAGGTACGAGTGGAATTGTGCTCCTTGGAAAAAACAAAAACAAAAACGTAGAACTTGATCTATTGTTAAAAGAGGCAGAAAAAACATACATATTCTTATGTGATGGGATTCCCAGTTGGAGGGAACATAGGATGGAATGTTTTTTAAAGGAAGGGAACAAACAAGTAAACCTTGTCCGAAGTGGAGGAAAAAAAGCCATCACCGAATTTTCCATCCTCCATTCAGATCCCAATGAATCCATTTCTTTTGGATTTGCGAAAATTTTGACAGGAAGGAGACACCAAATCCGCGTTATGCTTTCTTCGCTCGGTTTTCCCATTTTAGGTGACACTGTGTATGGAAAAAAAGAGAAAACGGAGACTCGAATGTATCTCCATTCCTTTCGTTTTTACTTTACTGACTTTTTAGGTCAAAAACAAATGGTACAAACAGATGTGCCTAGAGATTGGATCGGACGGATGCCCTCCATTTCTAATTTTCCTTTTGATACATGA
- a CDS encoding cysteine desulfurase family protein: MKFHSTNEIKYFDYNSTHPPYHEILESCLEEYFDSFYNPSGITRFSLKNQGKIEQTRKYLSQITGGKEKQFVFSSTGTEANYALIQSLRVMQPTLASVIVSPFEHSSMYAALGSYGFEPILIQTHRSGVIDLNHLKTLLQTHPSPVICLYAGNETGVIQPAEEIRSLTKQYGQLFLSDLMQAFCKIPVPFHLFDGYTFSGHKIGAGMGIAVTYFPEENKEFRLFGGGNQENEHRAGTENTFAISCFQKVTEIQLANLEEKNVRLQTFQTLLESNLESFGCEIIAKEERRLPNTTFLILPIQTVDFFLLGLEEKGMIVSTGSSCKSRAREASKSLLHMGYSEEEALRAIRISTGSFTKLEDVNLLIDQMNQLIQKLI, from the coding sequence ATGAAATTCCATTCAACGAATGAAATAAAGTATTTTGATTATAATTCAACCCACCCTCCCTATCACGAGATTTTAGAATCTTGTTTAGAAGAGTATTTTGATAGTTTTTACAATCCTTCTGGAATCACTCGTTTTTCCTTAAAAAACCAAGGGAAAATAGAACAAACGAGAAAGTATTTGAGCCAAATCACAGGTGGTAAAGAAAAACAATTTGTTTTTTCTTCCACGGGTACGGAAGCAAACTACGCCCTCATCCAAAGTTTACGAGTGATGCAGCCAACACTCGCTTCCGTCATCGTATCTCCCTTTGAGCATTCAAGTATGTATGCAGCGCTTGGTTCCTATGGATTTGAACCAATCCTAATCCAAACCCATCGATCTGGTGTGATTGATTTAAACCACCTTAAAACTTTATTACAAACACATCCAAGCCCTGTGATTTGTTTGTATGCAGGAAATGAAACGGGTGTCATCCAACCAGCAGAAGAGATTCGATCTCTCACAAAACAATATGGCCAGTTGTTTTTGAGTGATTTGATGCAAGCGTTTTGTAAAATCCCTGTTCCATTCCATTTATTTGACGGTTATACTTTTTCAGGTCATAAAATCGGTGCGGGAATGGGAATTGCTGTCACTTACTTTCCAGAAGAGAACAAAGAGTTTCGTTTGTTTGGTGGAGGGAACCAAGAAAATGAACATAGAGCCGGAACCGAAAATACATTTGCCATTTCTTGTTTTCAAAAAGTGACAGAAATTCAATTGGCAAATCTGGAAGAAAAAAATGTCCGCTTACAAACATTTCAAACCTTATTGGAATCAAACTTGGAATCGTTTGGCTGTGAAATCATTGCAAAAGAGGAAAGGAGACTTCCCAATACAACTTTTCTCATTTTACCGATTCAAACTGTAGATTTTTTTCTACTGGGACTAGAAGAAAAAGGAATGATTGTTTCGACAGGAAGTTCTTGTAAATCAAGGGCAAGGGAAGCATCCAAATCATTATTACATATGGGTTATTCAGAAGAAGAAGCACTTCGAGCGATCCGTATTTCAACCGGTAGTTTTACTAAATTAGAAGATGTAAATTTACTAATAGACCAAATGAACCAATTGATACAAAAATTAATATAG
- a CDS encoding exo-beta-N-acetylmuramidase NamZ family protein, with product MTNYFFRFSLCFLVLACQGNTVPQFRVHPSDSNVRLSQDIFYEKVLPTMAGKKLMLATNPSGIGTNPKKIISSFEKHKIRLEHLIGLEHGFLGLEEEFSQTPVTMDSTFNRPLYHIYRIKDSELRELVKEVDYVLFDVQDVGMRCYTYLSVLKRLMDALKNTKTKLIVLDHIHVAMHLPPMGEKMNPKHLNFAGEFPSLLITGMTTGESAIFYNKEYLKESVDLVVIPVEGYKRGMYFEDTGIPWTTPSPNLPMVDSARNYLSLVLLEGVNVSVGRGTQAPFVYFGAPWMTNPEELASKLSTLGNKSYYFSTVYFKPTFGPHKGKICSGLRMNLVRPDYDPMLLAYELIRLMKETYPNDFKWSKGSVNHWVDQLWGSDHFRTAINEGKTYSEFHNTYLSEETNENKRIKPYLMY from the coding sequence ATGACCAATTACTTTTTTAGGTTTTCTCTCTGCTTTCTTGTCCTCGCCTGCCAAGGGAACACGGTTCCACAGTTCCGTGTCCACCCCTCTGATTCGAATGTCCGATTGTCTCAGGACATTTTTTACGAAAAAGTCCTTCCAACGATGGCGGGAAAAAAATTAATGCTCGCAACCAATCCCTCAGGCATTGGAACGAATCCAAAAAAAATCATTTCTTCCTTCGAAAAACACAAAATCAGATTAGAACATTTGATTGGGTTGGAACATGGATTTTTAGGTTTAGAAGAAGAGTTTAGCCAAACACCTGTTACAATGGATTCAACCTTCAATCGACCATTGTATCATATCTATCGCATCAAAGATTCTGAACTCCGCGAGTTGGTCAAGGAAGTCGATTATGTTTTATTTGATGTGCAAGATGTAGGAATGCGTTGTTACACTTATTTGAGTGTATTAAAGCGGCTAATGGATGCACTCAAAAATACAAAAACAAAACTTATTGTTCTGGATCATATCCATGTTGCGATGCATTTGCCTCCCATGGGTGAAAAAATGAATCCGAAACACCTCAATTTTGCCGGAGAATTTCCATCCCTACTCATCACAGGTATGACAACGGGTGAGTCGGCCATTTTTTATAACAAAGAATACTTAAAAGAATCGGTGGATCTTGTTGTGATTCCTGTAGAAGGCTACAAACGAGGGATGTACTTTGAAGACACAGGTATCCCTTGGACCACTCCTTCACCTAACTTACCAATGGTGGACTCGGCAAGGAATTATTTATCCCTTGTGCTCTTAGAAGGTGTGAACGTATCAGTGGGACGAGGGACCCAAGCTCCCTTTGTTTATTTCGGTGCCCCTTGGATGACAAACCCGGAAGAACTCGCTTCAAAACTCAGCACACTTGGAAATAAATCTTATTATTTTTCCACAGTGTATTTCAAACCAACCTTTGGTCCACACAAGGGAAAAATCTGTTCAGGGCTTCGGATGAATTTAGTCAGACCTGATTATGATCCGATGTTACTTGCTTACGAACTCATTCGGCTCATGAAAGAAACATATCCGAATGATTTTAAGTGGAGTAAAGGTTCAGTCAACCACTGGGTTGACCAATTGTGGGGGAGTGACCATTTTCGAACGGCAATCAATGAAGGAAAAACGTACTCTGAGTTTCATAACACCTACTTGAGTGAAGAAACAAACGAAAATAAACGGATCAAACCGTACTTAATGTACTAA
- a CDS encoding LIC_11883 family protein, whose product MKLVSILILYFAFFLGAVYPSETKIKLIPKQKTAKVLKSVAYATIRSTVMATYSRFEEKETNHNTCSDGFPSMPGDFPCNLLDFSGTSDQVNVQSEISDGEFAEGRDPEDMNPSGKIRIKVSKDKSRNLNGNVILLGEGENQLSLFYFPKGQISHYLYQNMIVIFVWNQNEPTAQLSHLYFVKVGSDFFPEEVKEFAF is encoded by the coding sequence ATGAAATTAGTATCGATCCTCATATTATATTTTGCATTTTTTTTGGGAGCTGTTTATCCATCCGAAACCAAAATCAAATTGATCCCGAAACAAAAAACAGCGAAGGTTTTGAAGTCAGTAGCCTATGCGACGATTCGTTCCACGGTCATGGCAACGTATTCTCGCTTCGAAGAAAAAGAAACAAACCATAACACCTGTTCGGATGGATTTCCAAGTATGCCTGGGGACTTTCCATGTAATTTATTGGACTTTTCTGGAACCTCAGACCAAGTGAATGTACAATCGGAGATCAGTGATGGTGAGTTTGCAGAAGGAAGGGACCCTGAAGATATGAATCCGAGTGGAAAAATCCGCATCAAAGTATCCAAGGACAAATCCAGGAATCTGAATGGAAATGTGATTTTGTTAGGAGAAGGAGAAAACCAACTCTCTCTTTTTTATTTTCCCAAAGGTCAAATTTCACATTATTTGTACCAAAACATGATTGTGATTTTTGTTTGGAACCAAAACGAACCTACTGCGCAACTTTCCCACCTCTATTTTGTGAAAGTTGGGAGTGACTTCTTTCCTGAAGAAGTGAAGGAATTTGCGTTTTAA
- a CDS encoding DUF2797 domain-containing protein, with product MPNFQGYVRKMSHKGFNPVSYFWESATYIEDKKEKTIQISESTSQEPVETFLGKKITLTTTDEIRCLHCGKKTKKSFNQGHCFVCFSSLAENDLCILRPETCHHHKGTCRDADWGSTHCFKKHTVYFANSSGLKVGITKENPVTNRWVDQGARFGIPILEVNSRRDAGIIEHFLSQFLPDKTSWQKMVSGDPTVIDLKKEAEKFLNHLEKNQFFSPIDSKQKLDWSRLPLTKELEIQYPIQAYPSKIKSLKLTKETPIEGTLVGIKGQYLLFDIGVINIRSLGGLWVELSA from the coding sequence ATGCCTAATTTCCAAGGTTATGTGAGAAAGATGTCCCACAAGGGATTCAATCCTGTTTCTTATTTTTGGGAATCGGCCACTTACATAGAAGATAAAAAAGAAAAAACAATCCAAATCTCAGAATCCACTTCCCAGGAACCCGTGGAAACCTTTCTCGGGAAAAAAATAACATTAACAACTACGGATGAGATTCGATGTCTCCACTGTGGTAAAAAAACAAAAAAGTCATTTAACCAAGGTCATTGTTTTGTTTGTTTTTCCAGTCTGGCGGAAAATGATCTTTGTATTTTACGTCCAGAAACCTGCCACCATCATAAAGGAACTTGTCGTGATGCAGACTGGGGTAGTACCCATTGTTTTAAAAAACACACAGTTTACTTTGCCAATTCGAGTGGATTAAAAGTAGGGATCACAAAAGAAAATCCTGTCACAAACCGTTGGGTAGACCAAGGGGCAAGGTTTGGCATTCCCATTTTGGAAGTGAATTCCAGAAGGGACGCAGGGATTATAGAACATTTTCTCAGTCAATTTTTACCCGATAAAACATCCTGGCAAAAAATGGTTTCAGGGGATCCAACTGTGATTGATTTAAAAAAAGAGGCAGAAAAGTTTCTAAACCATTTGGAAAAAAATCAATTTTTTTCACCTATTGACAGCAAACAGAAGTTAGACTGGAGTCGGTTGCCACTGACAAAAGAGCTGGAAATCCAATATCCCATTCAAGCCTATCCATCCAAAATCAAATCACTCAAACTCACAAAAGAAACTCCGATTGAAGGAACCCTAGTTGGGATCAAAGGCCAATATTTATTATTTGATATCGGTGTGATCAACATACGAAGTTTAGGTGGTCTTTGGGTTGAACTTTCCGCGTAG
- a CDS encoding tetratricopeptide repeat protein produces MFQAIKTPNHPFLFVFLCFLSVSLTKADPKPKLKDCSHLEPGVPSEYLLSRAIQEQIDGYQANNRKKATEAKLAFETSVSFMDKYHDCQKEKGKGPTAQSAEIQAQNYLELANTKGAWEWSEIAKQNSKEVTKEIVILQMRIRLREQDLSRATEVLEHDLVSFPNDPDFLYLLGNLYFERKMWNQSLLYYTALSFVIERRDNHSKYKNITAKSLGELNYKLDYAKIAIKRYNEYNSVNKNDMEVLFRLAQIYFVLGDFKMSKFYLEQIREKNSRDIDASHMLAEIYFLNARDLAPQFFLTLKNENKIPKEGFMPLLYQLVNGSNLDLSEKLRAFIKGNPGRLSPRVALLELAEKNNDPEYEQLNAETAQYAYEYRQYGLAENILRRGMNRLNQNQIEQRVNYLEKISACQEMLGQWNRSILSIKEAINLSSDLEKKFRLRFRLAYLYLQGNLKKEETSVAILSKTISENPSPTHYYLRGLSYFQLEKYQESIKDYSEAIRLEPNNPNLYFYRATSYDKLKQFPETESDLKKTISLNPNASNAMNYLGYLYAEKDIHPEEAKQLLNQAIALEPDNPAYQDSLGWVYYRKKEFNLALLHLNFAASLALERGFEDPVIYEHLGDVYLAKNDPVNAVQFYKLSLSKDKQKSNKNLVSKIRRVEKEISE; encoded by the coding sequence ATGTTTCAAGCAATTAAAACTCCAAACCACCCATTCCTCTTTGTTTTCTTATGTTTTCTTTCTGTTTCTCTGACCAAGGCAGATCCAAAACCAAAACTAAAAGATTGTTCTCACTTGGAGCCTGGTGTTCCGAGTGAATACCTATTGTCTCGGGCCATCCAAGAACAAATTGACGGCTACCAAGCAAACAATCGAAAGAAAGCCACAGAAGCCAAACTTGCGTTTGAAACCTCTGTTTCGTTTATGGACAAATACCACGATTGCCAAAAGGAAAAAGGAAAAGGCCCCACGGCCCAATCAGCCGAAATCCAAGCCCAAAATTATTTGGAATTAGCCAATACAAAGGGAGCATGGGAATGGTCCGAAATCGCAAAACAGAACTCTAAGGAAGTCACAAAAGAAATTGTGATCTTACAAATGAGGATCCGTTTGAGAGAACAGGATTTAAGTCGGGCAACAGAGGTATTGGAACACGATCTCGTTTCCTTTCCGAATGATCCCGATTTTTTATACCTACTTGGGAATTTGTATTTTGAACGAAAGATGTGGAACCAGTCACTTCTGTATTATACGGCACTTTCGTTTGTCATTGAAAGAAGAGACAACCATTCCAAATACAAAAACATAACTGCCAAATCTCTTGGTGAATTGAATTATAAACTGGATTATGCAAAAATTGCGATCAAACGATATAACGAATACAATTCCGTAAATAAAAACGATATGGAAGTTTTATTTCGATTAGCACAAATATATTTTGTGTTAGGCGATTTTAAAATGTCGAAATTTTATTTGGAACAAATTCGCGAAAAAAATTCGAGAGATATTGACGCTTCTCATATGTTAGCTGAAATATATTTTCTAAATGCTCGTGATTTGGCGCCTCAGTTTTTTTTGACATTAAAGAATGAAAACAAAATTCCAAAAGAAGGTTTTATGCCATTACTTTACCAATTGGTGAATGGATCAAACCTAGACTTATCGGAGAAACTTCGTGCTTTCATCAAAGGAAATCCAGGAAGGCTTTCCCCTCGTGTGGCTCTTTTGGAACTTGCTGAAAAAAATAATGATCCAGAATACGAACAACTCAATGCAGAAACTGCTCAGTATGCATATGAATACCGTCAATATGGACTCGCTGAAAATATCCTACGCCGTGGGATGAATCGGTTAAACCAAAATCAAATCGAACAAAGAGTCAATTATTTGGAAAAAATCTCAGCCTGCCAAGAGATGTTGGGACAATGGAACCGTTCGATCCTTTCCATCAAAGAAGCGATCAATTTGAGCTCTGATTTGGAAAAAAAGTTTCGACTGCGTTTTCGATTGGCATATCTGTATTTACAAGGGAATCTAAAGAAAGAAGAAACTTCTGTCGCCATTCTATCGAAAACAATTTCGGAAAATCCAAGTCCTACTCATTATTATCTGAGAGGATTGTCTTACTTTCAATTGGAAAAATACCAAGAAAGTATCAAAGACTATTCAGAAGCCATTCGTTTAGAACCAAACAATCCGAATTTGTATTTTTATAGAGCCACATCGTATGATAAATTAAAACAATTCCCTGAAACGGAATCGGATCTTAAAAAAACAATTTCCCTCAATCCAAATGCTTCCAATGCGATGAACTATTTAGGATACTTATATGCGGAAAAAGACATTCATCCTGAAGAAGCAAAACAACTTTTAAACCAAGCAATTGCCTTAGAACCTGACAATCCTGCTTATCAAGATAGTTTGGGTTGGGTGTACTATCGTAAAAAAGAATTCAATTTAGCTCTTTTACATTTGAATTTTGCGGCTTCTTTGGCTTTGGAACGAGGGTTTGAAGATCCAGTGATATATGAACACTTAGGTGATGTTTATTTGGCCAAAAACGATCCTGTGAATGCTGTACAATTTTATAAACTTTCACTTTCAAAAGACAAACAGAAGTCTAACAAAAACTTGGTGTCAAAAATCAGAAGAGTGGAAAAGGAAATTTCGGAATGA
- a CDS encoding lipoprotein LipL46, which yields MLHRLRIAPFTGILVLSILACAGSNSAQKNPSLPDNVVTAMGEAPIYQGDLALARNKALKDAKLNAIRKLVGEQITEKSGVSDGQSLGSKLYGKTDSFVKKYDIISEEQWKLDTQDMIRLNVRCEVEATKLSTAVDALLDDVGNPRIAVLVQTVVNGKSFPIGSATNIAEAELIEKLRAKGNKVVDSSQLTALLKKNPSLAKLDLTSVEEGSPLLTLAQDSGAEVLIVAKVTTTDQKPVVLPGGKKTDFLSSAATGPYRIIQLWGDGKIFGSGSLEGRGADITQEVSREQAVKDWANLVSVKVGKQIKDEWFKLTEQNTVILKFKGLALEDAINFKNDLMEYTSVKQVNDRKTEMSGSEWELTYPGKESMFAEELMYKKDSSFRFLSNKTLNINSSKRGVVEIEFKNK from the coding sequence ATGCTTCATAGACTTCGAATTGCTCCCTTTACTGGGATTCTAGTCCTTTCCATCTTGGCATGTGCTGGGTCCAATTCCGCGCAAAAAAACCCATCACTCCCAGACAATGTGGTCACAGCCATGGGAGAGGCCCCAATTTACCAAGGAGACTTGGCTCTTGCCCGAAATAAGGCCCTCAAAGATGCCAAACTCAATGCCATCCGGAAATTGGTGGGAGAACAGATCACAGAAAAATCGGGAGTTTCGGATGGGCAATCCCTTGGTTCCAAACTCTACGGAAAAACCGATAGTTTCGTGAAAAAATACGATATCATCAGTGAAGAACAATGGAAATTGGATACCCAAGACATGATCCGACTCAATGTCCGTTGCGAGGTGGAAGCCACAAAACTTTCGACTGCAGTTGATGCTCTCCTAGATGATGTAGGAAATCCCCGAATTGCAGTCCTTGTCCAAACCGTAGTCAATGGAAAGTCCTTCCCCATTGGATCTGCCACTAACATTGCAGAGGCGGAACTCATTGAAAAACTTCGTGCCAAAGGCAATAAGGTGGTGGATAGTTCCCAACTCACAGCCCTTCTCAAAAAAAATCCAAGCCTAGCCAAACTCGACCTCACCTCCGTTGAAGAAGGTAGCCCCCTTCTGACACTCGCACAAGATTCAGGGGCAGAAGTTTTGATCGTGGCAAAAGTGACGACAACCGACCAAAAGCCAGTGGTCCTCCCTGGTGGGAAAAAAACAGATTTTTTAAGTTCGGCGGCGACGGGTCCTTACCGTATCATCCAGTTATGGGGTGATGGAAAGATTTTTGGATCAGGGAGTTTGGAAGGCCGAGGTGCCGACATCACCCAAGAAGTTTCCAGAGAACAAGCCGTCAAAGATTGGGCCAATTTGGTTTCAGTGAAAGTCGGAAAACAAATCAAAGACGAATGGTTCAAACTCACAGAACAAAATACGGTGATTTTAAAATTCAAAGGTCTCGCCTTGGAAGATGCCATCAATTTCAAAAACGATTTGATGGAATACACTTCGGTGAAACAAGTGAATGACCGCAAAACAGAGATGAGTGGGTCGGAATGGGAACTCACTTACCCAGGAAAAGAATCCATGTTTGCGGAAGAATTGATGTACAAAAAAGATTCAAGTTTCCGTTTCTTAAGCAATAAAACGTTAAACATCAACAGTTCCAAACGCGGAGTTGTCGAAATTGAGTTTAAAAACAAGTAA